A window of Macrococcus sp. 19Msa1099 genomic DNA:
GTTTTTGCTTTTCTCTCTCATTAATCACGACCGCACAAGCAGCATCTCCAGAGATATTTATAGCGGTACGTGTCATATCAAGTAATCGGTCGATACCTAGAATAATACCGATTGCTGCTGGATTAAGCCCGACTGAAGTCAGGACCATCGCAAGCATTACAAGTCCCACACCCGGTACACCGGCTGTACCGATAGAGGCAATTACAGCGATTGCGACAACCATGACCATCTGCATAATAGTTAAATCTACACCAGATATTTGAGCGATAAAGATGGTTGCAACCCCTTGCATAATGGCTGTACCGTCCATATTAATCGTGGCGCCAAGTGGTTGAACGAAAGATGAGATTTCTTTACGTACACCTAAATTATCTTGAGCGCATTCTAACGAGATTGGCAATGTTGCATTGGAACTCGAAGAGCTAAATCCTACAGTCATTGCAGGTGCGAAACCTTTAAAGAACCATATCGGACTACGTTTCGCTAAAAACTTAATAGCCCCACCATATACTAAAATCATATGTAGGAAAAGCGCTAGTAATACGACAAAGAAATACATTCCAAGCTGTTTAATCGCACCAAACCCGGCATTAGTAAATGCTGTTGCAACTAAACCAAATGTACCAATTGGCGCAAAGTATTGCATGATTGCTGTAACGATAAACATCAATATATCGTTCGTCTGTTCAAAGAGCAGCTTTACTCCGCTTACTTTCTCCCTCAGTGCAATCATGCCGATACCGATAAAAATGGCGAAAGTAATTACTTGCAGCATGTTTGTTTCACTCATCGCAAGTACTGGATTTTTTGGAATCAAGTTAATCAAAGTCTGATCGAAAGTCTGATTCACAGAGGTTCCTTCCGCTTTTGCTGCTTCTTCTTTTTGTTTTTGTTCTAAAGCATATTTCTTCACGTCGTCACTATTCATTAAATCTGCCTTGCCTGCACCAGGTTTAAACACAAGGGCTAAACACATCGCAAGTGTAATTGCGAGTGCCGTCGTTACTATAAAGAATCCAAGTGTCTTTAGACCAATCGACCCAAGATGCTTCGGATCCCCCACGCCTACGACACCAAGTACAATTGATACAAATACAACTGGTACTACAAGCATAAAGATTAGATTCAGGAAGATTTGTCCGATAACATTAAATACGTATTGATTAAACCATTTCACCCATGATGCATCCTGATATAAATTAAAGATAGAACCTACAATAATACCGACCACCAATGCAATGATGATTTTAAGCGTCATATTTCCTTTAATTTTCATAACCCACCTCTTTAACTGAATTTTCTAATAAATATATCTATAATTATAAATAAAGATTCACTATAAGTAAATAAGGTTCCCCTAATTTTCTAAAAAGTAGAAATACGTTTCTACTGCTATACATTCATCGACATTTGATTAATAATGGAGATAATAATTATTTAAAGGATGAACAAGATGCAGGTTAAAGACCAGTTACAGCAAGCTCAAAAAGGAGCTAAGGTGAGTATCA
This region includes:
- a CDS encoding dicarboxylate/amino acid:cation symporter; amino-acid sequence: MKIKGNMTLKIIIALVVGIIVGSIFNLYQDASWVKWFNQYVFNVIGQIFLNLIFMLVVPVVFVSIVLGVVGVGDPKHLGSIGLKTLGFFIVTTALAITLAMCLALVFKPGAGKADLMNSDDVKKYALEQKQKEEAAKAEGTSVNQTFDQTLINLIPKNPVLAMSETNMLQVITFAIFIGIGMIALREKVSGVKLLFEQTNDILMFIVTAIMQYFAPIGTFGLVATAFTNAGFGAIKQLGMYFFVVLLALFLHMILVYGGAIKFLAKRSPIWFFKGFAPAMTVGFSSSSSNATLPISLECAQDNLGVRKEISSFVQPLGATINMDGTAIMQGVATIFIAQISGVDLTIMQMVMVVAIAVIASIGTAGVPGVGLVMLAMVLTSVGLNPAAIGIILGIDRLLDMTRTAINISGDAACAVVINEREKQKLAKNVA